In Flavobacterium endoglycinae, one DNA window encodes the following:
- a CDS encoding Ig-like domain-containing protein codes for MIKNYFNLYSGSNLQKAIALFFVFFACSQFLNAQCAIPITGCSGTNLSNFGADSNNDASSIEYDNFVSSFHSTIVRTSDGSLQVWGERMANNGTSNVLSPRVINRTNYPALSASATPLKAALGSSSANNTQGILLATDGLYAWSTEGAVLHADITSSTSFQKITIGGNTNGLPSGVVPGDVKMMFATYGTLAITTCSGDVWVISQTASVRGNGSAGDALNWYKVTTADTGNPDLTGVVACRGNYNGLMALKSDGTVYVWGNNVLLGNNTAIIASQNRAVQMTLPASITPKMIGSTGNLTERSYYVLATDGNLYALGENSGRQLGNWATADRLSWVQPKYTSANGTEMNNIKWISVQEHDTEYGAVNVINSNYNLYAFGQNDYNLLGTSANPANPIMPSGISASDRILAVETGGHTSMIVKSCETKFGYAGHRIRGSMGDGTNDTTQEATYTFATADVQICGAESNPVIQPISTGGGPDSKYCIDDPVLLNPTPAGGTLTFVSGPGTLSGNTLTFTGAGIVSVQYSVTTSCGGTIVTTRNFEGAVCPADLEVTKTVNNATPSVGSDVIFTVTAKNNGPYKATGITVTDVLPSGYTLVSAVPSSGTWSAPDWTVGSLANGASSTLAVTATVNPTGSYANTATISGNNPDNTTGNDSATATPLIQTNLSVTKNISNTTPNVGSMVTFTITASNAGPSAATGVKVTDVLPSGYTFVSATPSTGTWAGTEWTIGNLAIGASTTLTMEAIINATGSYVNTASISGEQDDPTQGNNAGTVTPVINQPPSADSAVNSPIASSAGASSVNTLTASDTDGTIVSYTVVSLPLHGILALNGTPVSAGQVLSPLEASQLTYDPAGDFTGDDTFTFTALDNLNAVSNTAVITIPVGNNAPSADSAVNAPIASSAGASALNALTASDTDGTIASFTITALPVHGILALNGIAVIAGQVLSPLEASQLTYDPAGNFTGDDSFTFTALDNLNAVSNTAVVTIPVGNNAPSADSAVNASIASSAGASAVNALTASDTDGTIASFTIVSLPLHGTLALNGTPVSAGQVLSPLEASQLTYDPAGNFTGDDTFTFTALDNLNAVSNTAVVTIPVGNNAPSADSAVNAPIASSAGASAVNALTASDTDGTIVSFTITALPLHGTLALNGTPVSAGQVLSPLEASQLTYDPAGDFTGDDTFTFTALDNLNAVSNTAVVTIPVGNNAPSADSAVNASIASSAGASAVNALTASDTDGTIASFTIVSLPLHGTLALKGTPVSAGQVLSPLEASQLTYDPAGNFTGDDSFTFTALDNLNAVSNTAVVTIPVGNNAPSADSAVNASIASSAGASAVNALTASDTDGTIASFTIVSLPLHGTLALNGTPVSAGQVLSPLEASQLTYDPAGNFTGDDSFTFTALDNLNAVSNTAVVTIPVGNNAPSADSAVNASIASSAGASAVNALTASDTDGTIASFTIVSLPLHGTLALNGTPVSAGQVLSPLEASQLTYDPAGNFTGDDTFTFTALDNLNAVSNTAVVTIPVGNNAPSADSAVNAPIASSAGASAVNALTASDTDGTIASFTIVSLPLHGTLALNGTPVSAGQVLSPLEASQLTYDPAGDFTGDDSFTFTALDNLNAVSNTAVVTIPVGNNAPSADSAVNASIASSAGASAVNALTASDTDGTIASFTIVSLPLHGTLALNGTPVSAGQVLSTLEASQLTYDPAGNFTGDDSFTFTALDNLNAVSNTAVVTIPVGNNAPSADSAVNASIASSAGASAVNALTAFDTDGTIVSYTVVSLPLHGILALNGTPVSAGQVLSPLEASQLTYDPAGNFTGDDTFTFTALDNLNAVSNTAVVTIPVGNNAPSADSAVNAPIASSAGASAVNALTASDTDGTIVSFTIVSLPLHGTLALNGTPVSAGQVLSTLEASQLTYDPAGNFTGDDSFTFTALDNLNAVSNTAVITIPVGNNAPSADSAVNAPIASSAGASAVNALTASDTDGTIVSFTITALPVHGILALNGTPVSAGQVLSPLEASQLTYDPAGDFTGDDTFTFTALDNLNAVSNTAVITIPVGNNAPSADSAVNAPIASSAGASSVNALTASDTDGTIASFTITALPLHGTLALNGTPVSAGQVLSPLEASQLTYDPAGDFTGDDTFTFTALDNLNAVSNTAVITIPVGNNAPSADSAVNAPIASSAGASSVNALTASDTDGTIASFTITALPLHGTLALNGTPVSAGQVLSPLEASQLTYDPAGDFTGDDTFTFTALDNLNAVSNTAVITIPVENNAPVANNDTNLPVLASAGPTAVNALTATDTDGTIVSFTIVTLPVHGTLALNGIAVIAGQVLSPLEAGQLTYDPSGTFSGNDSFTFTATDNNGAVDTTPAVVIIPIEKRNLTAVRDEIGTVVGINEQLELINVFDNDTVDNNPLTPNEVNLTIITPDPSNVLTLQPDGTAVLIPNAPAGTYTLTYEICEKTNAANCATATVTVTVVAPVMSIEAESYCSDNTPYVRYSVKAENFAPSGLLTIRWIDSANRVVATQNDMPLNGTVLWPGAVVDAGNKPTDWPGWIFQNGQWQQGNDGFELTRPSVTMQFTLNPTQSVTVNYPLASAGCNASPVFGIEAVNEDDTVAADGINGSLEVINVLDNDTLNGFPVNAQDVILTAQNFPQGITLNPDGTIDVAPGTAGGDHNLTYQICEKANPNNCSSATVHLFVEVPAVALIMEVKVNDENGNGNVEAGETLTYTFVVKNTGNVPLSNIQISDLLPGVIITGGPITLAVGQSDTSTFTGTYTLTQADINAGSVTNQASVSGLSPLGVTTSDTSDSKELNGNNPTVIELDGCSIKIYNAVSLNGDGMNERFYIRGIECYPDNTVQIFNRWGVLVFEREHYNNNDIVFKGYSEGRTTVKGSEGLPEGTYYYILRYKSDTAKTKQEAGYLYLTK; via the coding sequence ATGATAAAAAACTACTTTAATTTATACAGCGGATCAAATTTACAAAAAGCAATTGCTTTGTTTTTTGTGTTTTTTGCATGCAGCCAGTTCTTAAATGCGCAGTGCGCAATTCCCATAACAGGCTGTTCGGGTACCAATTTATCTAATTTTGGAGCCGATTCAAATAATGATGCCTCATCTATTGAATACGATAATTTTGTATCGAGTTTTCACAGTACCATTGTAAGAACTTCAGACGGCTCTCTTCAAGTATGGGGGGAGAGAATGGCAAATAATGGAACTTCTAATGTATTGTCACCACGTGTCATAAACAGAACCAATTATCCGGCTTTAAGTGCAAGTGCTACGCCTTTGAAAGCGGCCTTGGGGAGCAGTTCTGCGAATAATACTCAGGGAATACTGCTGGCGACAGATGGATTATATGCGTGGTCAACAGAAGGAGCAGTTCTTCATGCGGACATCACTTCAAGTACCTCCTTTCAAAAGATAACCATAGGAGGTAATACCAATGGTCTTCCAAGCGGAGTTGTTCCTGGTGATGTTAAGATGATGTTTGCAACTTATGGAACACTAGCAATTACTACCTGTAGCGGTGATGTATGGGTAATTTCCCAGACTGCAAGTGTTAGAGGTAATGGTAGTGCCGGTGATGCTTTGAACTGGTACAAAGTGACAACTGCCGATACAGGAAATCCTGATCTGACAGGTGTTGTTGCCTGCAGGGGTAATTACAACGGTCTTATGGCTTTAAAGTCAGATGGTACCGTTTACGTTTGGGGAAATAATGTTCTTCTAGGAAATAATACAGCAATCATAGCTAGTCAGAACAGAGCGGTACAAATGACCTTGCCTGCATCTATAACCCCTAAAATGATTGGTTCTACAGGTAACCTAACCGAGAGATCTTACTATGTTCTGGCAACTGATGGAAATTTGTATGCTTTGGGAGAAAACAGTGGGAGACAGCTAGGAAATTGGGCAACAGCGGACAGACTGTCTTGGGTACAGCCCAAATATACATCTGCTAATGGCACAGAGATGAATAATATAAAATGGATCAGTGTGCAAGAGCATGATACTGAGTATGGCGCTGTAAATGTGATTAACAGTAATTACAATTTATATGCTTTTGGACAAAATGATTATAATTTACTTGGAACCAGTGCTAATCCTGCGAACCCTATTATGCCGAGTGGTATTTCTGCTTCAGACCGTATTTTAGCTGTTGAAACAGGAGGGCATACCTCTATGATAGTGAAAAGCTGTGAGACCAAATTTGGTTATGCAGGGCATCGAATCAGAGGAAGTATGGGAGATGGAACAAATGATACGACCCAAGAAGCAACTTATACTTTCGCTACTGCCGATGTACAGATCTGCGGTGCAGAGTCCAATCCGGTGATCCAGCCAATTTCAACAGGAGGAGGTCCCGATTCAAAATATTGTATAGATGATCCAGTCCTTTTAAATCCAACACCTGCAGGAGGTACGTTAACCTTTGTGAGCGGTCCTGGAACCTTATCAGGCAATACGCTTACTTTTACGGGAGCAGGAATTGTTTCAGTACAGTATTCAGTAACCACTTCATGCGGCGGAACAATTGTAACCACCAGAAATTTTGAAGGTGCCGTATGTCCCGCGGATCTAGAAGTTACAAAAACAGTAAATAATGCTACGCCAAGTGTAGGAAGCGATGTTATATTTACAGTGACAGCTAAAAATAATGGTCCTTACAAGGCGACTGGTATTACAGTAACGGATGTACTTCCTTCAGGATATACTCTTGTGAGCGCAGTACCTTCATCAGGTACATGGTCTGCGCCTGATTGGACAGTTGGTTCTCTTGCTAACGGAGCAAGCAGTACATTGGCAGTGACAGCAACAGTTAATCCTACAGGTTCATATGCTAATACTGCGACTATTTCAGGAAATAATCCTGATAATACAACAGGTAACGATTCGGCTACCGCGACACCTTTAATTCAGACTAATCTTTCGGTAACTAAAAATATTAGTAATACTACTCCAAATGTTGGGAGTATGGTTACTTTTACCATTACAGCTTCAAATGCTGGACCAAGCGCCGCTACAGGAGTTAAAGTAACCGATGTGCTTCCTTCAGGTTATACTTTTGTAAGCGCAACGCCTTCGACAGGAACATGGGCTGGAACAGAATGGACCATTGGCAATCTGGCTATCGGAGCCAGCACAACCCTTACAATGGAAGCCATAATAAATGCGACAGGGTCTTATGTAAATACGGCATCGATTTCCGGAGAGCAAGACGACCCAACTCAAGGAAATAACGCAGGTACAGTAACACCAGTTATTAATCAGCCGCCTTCAGCGGATTCGGCAGTGAATTCCCCTATCGCTTCATCAGCAGGAGCTTCCTCAGTAAATACTCTTACAGCTTCTGATACAGACGGCACGATTGTTTCTTATACGGTGGTTTCTCTTCCTCTGCACGGAATTCTGGCACTGAACGGAACACCGGTTTCTGCGGGGCAGGTGCTTTCGCCTTTGGAGGCATCGCAGCTTACGTATGATCCTGCGGGTGATTTTACGGGTGATGATACTTTTACTTTCACGGCACTTGACAATTTAAATGCGGTATCCAATACGGCGGTTATAACAATCCCTGTGGGGAATAATGCGCCTTCAGCAGATTCGGCAGTGAATGCCCCTATTGCTTCATCAGCAGGAGCTTCAGCATTAAATGCCCTTACGGCTTCTGACACGGACGGGACGATTGCTTCCTTTACAATTACTGCGTTGCCGGTACATGGAATTCTGGCTTTAAACGGAATAGCAGTTATTGCAGGTCAGGTGCTGTCGCCTTTGGAAGCATCGCAGCTTACGTATGATCCTGCGGGGAATTTTACAGGAGATGACAGTTTCACCTTCACGGCACTTGATAATTTAAACGCGGTATCCAATACGGCAGTTGTAACAATTCCTGTGGGGAACAATGCGCCTTCAGCGGATTCGGCAGTGAATGCTTCCATCGCTTCATCAGCAGGAGCTTCAGCAGTAAATGCCCTTACGGCTTCTGATACAGACGGAACTATTGCTTCGTTTACAATTGTTTCTTTACCGTTGCATGGAACTTTAGCTTTAAACGGAACACCGGTTTCTGCGGGTCAGGTATTGTCGCCTTTGGAGGCGTCGCAGCTTACGTATGATCCTGCGGGGAATTTTACGGGAGATGATACATTTACCTTCACGGCACTTGATAATTTAAATGCAGTATCCAATACGGCAGTTGTAACAATCCCTGTGGGGAACAATGCGCCTTCAGCAGATTCGGCAGTGAATGCCCCTATCGCTTCATCAGCAGGAGCTTCAGCAGTAAATGCCCTTACGGCTTCTGATACAGACGGTACGATTGTTTCCTTTACAATTACTGCCCTGCCGTTACATGGAACTTTAGCTTTAAACGGAACACCGGTTTCTGCAGGGCAGGTATTGTCGCCTTTGGAGGCATCGCAGCTTACGTATGATCCTGCGGGTGATTTTACGGGAGATGATACATTTACCTTTACGGCTCTTGATAATTTAAATGCGGTATCCAATACGGCAGTTGTAACAATTCCTGTGGGGAACAATGCGCCTTCAGCGGATTCGGCAGTGAATGCTTCCATCGCTTCATCAGCAGGAGCTTCAGCAGTAAATGCCCTTACGGCTTCTGATACGGACGGGACAATTGCTTCGTTTACAATTGTTTCTTTACCGTTGCATGGAACTTTAGCTTTAAAAGGAACACCGGTTTCTGCGGGTCAGGTATTGTCGCCTTTGGAGGCGTCGCAGCTTACGTATGATCCTGCGGGGAATTTTACAGGAGATGACAGTTTCACCTTCACGGCACTTGATAATTTAAATGCGGTATCCAATACGGCAGTTGTAACAATTCCTGTGGGGAACAATGCGCCTTCAGCGGATTCGGCAGTGAATGCTTCCATCGCTTCATCAGCAGGAGCTTCAGCAGTAAATGCCCTTACGGCTTCTGATACAGACGGAACTATTGCTTCGTTTACAATTGTTTCTTTACCGTTGCATGGAACTTTAGCTTTAAACGGAACACCGGTTTCTGCGGGTCAGGTATTGTCGCCTTTGGAGGCGTCGCAGCTTACGTATGATCCTGCGGGGAATTTTACAGGAGATGACAGTTTCACCTTCACGGCACTTGATAATTTAAATGCGGTATCCAATACGGCAGTTGTAACAATTCCTGTGGGGAACAATGCGCCTTCAGCGGATTCGGCAGTGAATGCTTCCATCGCTTCATCAGCAGGAGCTTCAGCAGTAAATGCCCTTACGGCTTCTGATACGGACGGGACAATTGCTTCGTTTACAATTGTTTCTTTACCGTTGCATGGAACTTTAGCTTTAAACGGAACACCGGTTTCTGCGGGTCAGGTATTGTCGCCTTTGGAGGCGTCGCAGCTTACGTATGATCCTGCGGGGAATTTTACGGGAGATGATACATTTACCTTTACGGCTCTTGATAATTTAAATGCAGTATCCAATACGGCAGTTGTAACAATCCCTGTGGGGAACAATGCGCCTTCAGCAGATTCGGCAGTGAATGCCCCTATCGCTTCATCAGCAGGAGCTTCAGCAGTAAATGCCCTTACGGCTTCTGATACAGACGGAACTATTGCTTCGTTTACAATTGTTTCTTTACCGTTGCATGGAACTTTAGCTTTAAACGGAACACCGGTTTCTGCGGGTCAGGTATTGTCGCCTTTGGAGGCGTCGCAGCTTACGTATGATCCTGCGGGTGATTTTACGGGAGATGACAGTTTCACCTTCACGGCACTTGATAATTTAAATGCGGTATCCAATACGGCAGTTGTAACAATTCCTGTGGGGAACAATGCGCCTTCAGCGGATTCGGCAGTGAATGCTTCCATCGCTTCATCAGCAGGAGCTTCAGCAGTAAATGCCCTTACGGCTTCTGATACGGACGGGACAATTGCTTCGTTTACAATTGTTTCTTTACCGTTGCATGGAACATTAGCTTTAAACGGAACACCCGTTTCTGCGGGGCAGGTGCTGTCAACTTTAGAGGCATCGCAGCTTACGTATGATCCTGCGGGGAATTTTACAGGAGATGACAGTTTCACCTTCACGGCACTTGATAATTTAAATGCGGTATCCAATACGGCAGTTGTAACAATTCCTGTGGGGAACAATGCGCCTTCAGCGGATTCGGCAGTGAATGCTTCCATCGCTTCATCAGCAGGAGCTTCAGCAGTAAATGCCCTTACGGCTTTTGATACGGACGGTACAATTGTTTCTTATACGGTGGTTTCTCTTCCTCTGCACGGAATTCTGGCACTGAACGGAACACCGGTTTCTGCAGGGCAGGTATTGTCACCTTTGGAGGCGTCGCAGCTTACGTATGATCCTGCGGGGAATTTTACGGGAGATGATACTTTCACCTTCACGGCACTTGACAATTTAAATGCAGTATCCAATACGGCAGTTGTAACAATCCCTGTGGGGAACAATGCTCCTTCAGCGGATTCGGCAGTGAATGCCCCTATCGCTTCATCAGCAGGGGCTTCAGCAGTAAATGCCCTTACGGCTTCTGATACGGATGGCACGATTGTTTCCTTTACAATTGTTTCTTTACCGTTGCATGGAACATTAGCTTTAAACGGAACACCCGTTTCTGCGGGGCAGGTGCTGTCAACTTTAGAGGCATCGCAGCTTACGTATGATCCTGCGGGGAATTTTACAGGAGATGACAGTTTCACCTTCACGGCACTTGACAATTTAAATGCGGTATCCAATACGGCGGTTATAACAATCCCTGTGGGGAACAATGCGCCTTCAGCGGATTCGGCAGTGAATGCTCCCATCGCTTCATCAGCAGGAGCTTCAGCAGTAAATGCCCTTACGGCTTCTGATACAGACGGTACGATTGTTTCCTTTACAATTACTGCGTTGCCGGTACATGGAATTCTGGCACTGAACGGAACACCGGTTTCTGCGGGTCAGGTGCTTTCGCCTTTGGAGGCGTCGCAGCTTACGTATGATCCTGCCGGTGATTTTACAGGAGATGATACTTTCACCTTTACGGCACTTGATAATTTAAACGCGGTATCCAATACGGCAGTTATAACAATCCCTGTGGGGAACAATGCGCCTTCAGCGGATTCGGCAGTAAATGCCCCTATCGCTTCATCAGCTGGAGCTTCATCAGTAAATGCTCTTACGGCTTCTGATACGGACGGGACAATTGCTTCGTTTACAATTACTGCTTTGCCGTTACATGGAACATTAGCTTTAAACGGAACACCGGTTTCTGCAGGGCAGGTATTGTCGCCTTTGGAGGCATCGCAGCTTACGTATGATCCTGCGGGTGATTTTACGGGAGATGATACCTTTACCTTTACGGCTCTTGATAATTTAAATGCGGTATCCAATACGGCAGTTATAACAATCCCTGTGGGGAACAATGCGCCTTCAGCGGATTCGGCAGTAAATGCCCCTATCGCTTCATCAGCTGGAGCTTCATCAGTAAATGCCCTTACGGCTTCTGATACGGACGGGACAATTGCTTCGTTTACAATTACTGCTTTGCCGTTACATGGAACATTAGCTTTAAACGGAACACCCGTTTCTGCAGGTCAGGTGCTTTCGCCTTTAGAGGCATCGCAGCTTACGTATGACCCTGCGGGTGATTTTACGGGAGATGATACTTTTACCTTTACGGCTCTTGATAATTTAAATGCGGTATCCAATACGGCAGTTATAACAATCCCTGTGGAGAACAATGCGCCTGTGGCTAATAATGATACAAACTTGCCAGTTCTGGCAAGCGCAGGTCCGACGGCTGTTAACGCTTTAACAGCTACCGATACAGATGGAACTATTGTTTCCTTTACAATTGTTACTTTGCCTGTACATGGAACTTTGGCATTAAACGGAATAGCAGTTATTGCAGGGCAGGTATTGTCGCCTTTGGAGGCAGGACAGCTTACGTATGATCCTAGTGGCACTTTTTCAGGAAATGATTCCTTTACATTTACGGCAACAGATAACAACGGTGCTGTAGACACAACACCGGCAGTAGTCATAATTCCAATTGAAAAGAGAAACCTTACAGCTGTAAGGGACGAGATTGGAACAGTCGTAGGTATTAATGAACAGTTGGAACTGATCAATGTTTTTGACAATGATACTGTGGACAACAATCCATTAACTCCGAATGAGGTGAATCTTACTATAATTACTCCTGATCCATCCAATGTGCTGACATTACAGCCTGACGGAACAGCGGTATTAATTCCGAATGCTCCAGCGGGAACGTATACATTGACTTATGAGATCTGCGAAAAAACGAATGCTGCAAACTGTGCTACAGCTACAGTTACCGTTACAGTTGTTGCTCCGGTAATGAGTATAGAAGCAGAGAGTTATTGTTCAGATAATACTCCATATGTGAGATACAGCGTGAAAGCGGAGAATTTTGCCCCTTCAGGACTGTTGACCATCAGATGGATTGACAGCGCGAATCGTGTTGTAGCCACACAGAATGACATGCCTTTAAACGGAACGGTTTTATGGCCTGGTGCTGTAGTGGATGCAGGGAATAAACCAACAGACTGGCCTGGATGGATATTCCAGAATGGACAATGGCAGCAGGGCAATGACGGATTTGAATTGACCAGACCATCTGTTACCATGCAGTTTACTCTTAATCCGACTCAGTCAGTTACTGTAAATTATCCTTTGGCTTCAGCAGGTTGTAATGCTTCACCTGTCTTTGGAATAGAGGCGGTTAATGAAGACGATACGGTTGCTGCTGACGGAATCAATGGCTCTTTGGAGGTAATCAATGTTTTAGACAACGATACCTTAAACGGTTTTCCAGTAAATGCCCAAGATGTGATTCTAACAGCTCAGAATTTCCCGCAGGGTATAACACTTAATCCTGACGGAACAATTGACGTAGCTCCAGGAACTGCCGGAGGGGATCACAATCTAACCTACCAAATTTGTGAAAAAGCGAATCCTAATAACTGCAGCAGTGCAACGGTTCACTTGTTTGTTGAAGTACCAGCTGTGGCGCTTATTATGGAAGTAAAAGTAAATGACGAGAACGGAAACGGCAATGTGGAGGCAGGTGAAACGCTAACTTACACCTTTGTCGTTAAAAATACTGGAAATGTGCCGTTGAGCAATATCCAGATTTCAGATCTGCTGCCTGGAGTTATAATTACAGGCGGACCGATAACACTAGCTGTAGGACAGAGCGATACGTCAACTTTTACAGGAACCTATACACTTACACAAGCAGATATTAATGCTGGTTCAGTAACCAATCAAGCTTCCGTTTCAGGACTCAGCCCACTTGGTGTCACTACATCAGATACATCGGATTCGAAAGAACTAAACGGAAATAATCCAACTGTGATAGAACTGGATGGATGCAGTATTAAAATTTATAATGCGGTTTCGTTAAACGGAGACGGTATGAATGAGAGATTTTATATCAGAGGTATTGAGTGTTATCCTGACAATACAGTTCAGATTTTCAACCGCTGGGGAGTTCTGGTATTTGAAAGAGAACATTACAACAACAATGATATTGTTTTTAAAGGATACTCAGAAGGAAGAACAACAGTGAAAGGATCAGAAGGACTGCCTGAAGGAACTTACTATTATATCCTGAGATATAAGAGTGATACTGCCAAGACTAAACAGGAAGCAGGCTATTTATATCTGACCAAATAA
- a CDS encoding helix-turn-helix domain-containing protein — protein sequence MHLRSILLSVLLFIFCRYSYAQNSKYDKLFAETAQVLLSSNPKKALSNTDYLYKISLNNTERMKASMLKATLLRQYGLRNEAVLVLKKADSLAAADRNYFQQARINGFLSTLHRENEIFSIGKIYLNKAVQASKKIKDAGERYKFQGNLSQEIAYYEMEKFNYSKAIAQLKDGNLLFKKAGAAIDVNFQTAVNDELIGKNFLALKSADSALFYYERGRKSLAASQSAESPLKGFILNGLGNVYFKKGDRNQALSYYIQAEKIADQSNFFTLKQEVYSALMDFYKETDNRKYITYNEMNLKLHKDEEKSRKVIADDLIKTLRKDHIKTQSQYKKSAIIMASVFVAIVVLTIAFFTYRRRQDHKNFKSLIMSKANAKKDAALKREYSKEYMSEATENSILNSLRESEKAQFYLNSEVSLTTLAAELGINHRYLSYVINKNTEKDFAGYISELRINYIVERLRNDPSFLKYKISYLADLCGFSSHSRFTTTFKKITGTSPVDFIKDLEQKHNA from the coding sequence ATGCACCTAAGATCTATTCTTTTATCTGTCCTCCTATTTATATTCTGCCGGTACAGCTACGCACAAAACTCTAAATATGATAAGCTTTTTGCTGAAACTGCACAGGTTCTGTTAAGCTCTAATCCTAAAAAAGCACTCAGCAATACAGATTATTTATATAAAATCTCACTGAATAACACTGAACGGATGAAAGCCAGTATGCTTAAAGCCACCCTTCTGCGACAATATGGACTGCGCAATGAAGCTGTATTGGTTCTCAAAAAAGCAGATAGTCTTGCAGCAGCCGATCGTAATTATTTCCAACAGGCGAGAATCAATGGTTTTCTGTCAACCCTGCACAGAGAAAATGAAATCTTCAGCATAGGAAAGATTTATCTCAACAAAGCTGTACAGGCCAGCAAGAAAATAAAGGATGCAGGTGAGCGGTATAAATTTCAAGGCAACCTGTCACAGGAGATTGCCTATTATGAAATGGAAAAATTTAATTATTCCAAAGCCATAGCACAGCTTAAAGATGGAAACCTGCTGTTTAAAAAAGCTGGTGCCGCTATTGATGTAAACTTCCAGACAGCGGTAAATGATGAGCTGATCGGAAAAAATTTTCTGGCTCTGAAAAGTGCCGATTCTGCGTTGTTCTATTATGAAAGAGGACGCAAAAGTCTCGCAGCATCCCAATCTGCAGAAAGCCCTCTGAAAGGATTCATCTTAAATGGACTGGGGAATGTTTACTTTAAAAAAGGAGATCGCAATCAAGCGTTGTCGTATTACATACAAGCGGAAAAAATTGCTGACCAGTCGAATTTTTTCACCCTTAAACAGGAAGTGTACAGCGCCCTGATGGACTTTTATAAAGAAACTGACAACAGGAAATACATCACCTATAATGAGATGAATCTCAAACTGCACAAGGACGAGGAAAAGAGCAGGAAAGTAATTGCCGATGACCTTATTAAAACCCTACGAAAAGATCATATCAAAACGCAGTCGCAGTATAAAAAGAGTGCTATTATTATGGCGTCGGTTTTTGTTGCTATAGTGGTGCTGACCATTGCTTTTTTCACATATAGAAGAAGACAAGATCATAAAAACTTCAAAAGCCTTATCATGAGCAAGGCTAATGCAAAAAAAGATGCGGCGTTAAAAAGGGAATACTCAAAAGAGTATATGTCAGAGGCTACAGAGAATAGTATTCTAAACAGCTTGAGAGAATCCGAAAAAGCGCAATTTTACCTAAACAGCGAAGTATCTTTAACGACTCTTGCGGCAGAACTTGGCATCAATCACAGATATCTTTCTTATGTCATCAACAAAAATACCGAGAAAGATTTTGCTGGTTACATTAGTGAACTTAGAATCAATTATATCGTAGAGAGACTGCGCAACGATCCAAGCTTTCTAAAATATAAAATAAGTTACTTGGCTGATCTATGCGGGTTCTCCTCCCACAGTAGATTTACAACAACGTTTAAAAAAATAACAGGGACATCTCCTGTAGATTTCATTAAAGATCTCGAACAGAAACATAATGCCTGA